From the Primulina tabacum isolate GXHZ01 chromosome 3, ASM2559414v2, whole genome shotgun sequence genome, one window contains:
- the LOC142539468 gene encoding homeobox-leucine zipper protein HDG1-like, protein MNFGDFLESDSCVTGSARIVADIQFSNNINSIPNPSCGNIINSSMPAGAIGPPRLVPQSLVTKPMFNSPGLSLALQTSMEGQGEVARTGENYGSTTVGGRRSRDEEHESRSGSENMDGIASGDDVDTADNPPRKKRYHRHTPQQIQELETLFKDCPHPDEKQRLELSRRLCLETRQVKFWFQNRRTQMKTQMERHENSLLRQDNDKLRAENMSMREAMRNPMCTNCGGPAIIGEISLGEQHLRIENARLKDELDRVCTLAGKFLGRPISSLAASMNPPLPSSSLELGVGNNGFGGLTAITSTLPLVPSDFGVGILNHLPAVAPKGPINITPIDRSLERSMYLELALSAMDELVKMAQTDEPLWIRSLEGGREILNLEAYFRTFTPCIGMKPNGFITEASRETGTAIINSLALVETLMDSNKWTEMFPCIISRTSTTDVVSGDMGGSRNGALQLMHAELQVLSPLVPVREVNFLRFCKQHSEGVWAVVDVSIDAIRETSCGGPTFSSCRRLPSGCVVQDMPSGYSKVTWVEHSEYDESVVHQLYRQLISAGMGFGAQRWVATLQRQCECLAILMSSSVPNPDQTAITSGGRRSMLKLSQRMTNNFCAGVCASTLHKWNKLNTGNMDEDIRVMTRKSVDDPGEPPGIVVSAATSVWLPVTPQRLFDFLQDEHLRCEWDILSNGSPMQEMAHIAKGQDHGNCVSLLRASAMNPNQSSMLILQETCIDRSGSLVVYAPVDIPAMQVVMNGGDSAYVALLPSGFAIVPDGPAAQRVSGSLLTVAFQILVNSLPTAKLTVESVETVNNLISCTVKKIKAALHCES, encoded by the exons ATGAATTTTGGGGATTTTCTTGAAAGCGATTCTTGTGTTACTGGCAGTGCAAGAATTGTTGCTGATATACAATTTAGCAATAATATTAACTCAATACCCAATCCAAGCTGTGGGAATATTATTAACAGCAGCATGCCCGCCGGTGCAATTGGTCCGCCCCGCCTTGTGCCTCAGTCCCTCGTCACCAAACCAATGTTCAACTCCCCCGGCCTTTCTCTTGCCCTT CAAACGAGTATGGAGGGCCAAGGAGAGGTAGCGAGAACCGGGGAGAATTATGGCTCTACTACTGTTGGAGGAAGAAGAAGCAGAGATGAGGAGCATGAAAGCAGATCTGGGAGTGAAAATATGGATGGGATTGCCTCTGGAGATGATGTTGATACCGCCGACAACCCGCCGAGAAAGAAAAGATACCATCGACACACTCCTCAGCAAATCCAAGAGCTCGAAAC TCTCTTCAAGGATTGTCCTCATCCTGATGAAAAGCAAAGATTAGAGCTTAGCAGGAGGCTTTGCTTGGAGACTAGACAGGTCAAGTTTTGGTTTCAGAATCGAAGAACTCAAATGAAG ACTCAAATGGAACGCCATGAAAATTCCTTACTCAGGCAAGATAACGACAAGCTTCGAGCCGAAAACATGTCCATGAGGGAGGCAATGAGGAACCCCATGTGCACAAACTGTGGTGGGCCTGCAATAATTGGTGAAATATCCCTTGGAGAACAACACCTCCGGATCGAAAATGCAAGGCTAAAAGATGAACTTGACCGTGTCTGCACTCTGGCGGGGAAGTTTTTAGGCCGACCCATCTCATCTTTAGCTGCATCCATGAATCCTCCATTGCCTAGTTCAAGCTTGGAACTTGGAGTTGGAAACAATGGATTCGGAGGTCTAACAGCGATTACTTCAACTCTACCATTAGTCCCTTCTGATTTTGGAGTTGGAATTTTGAATCATTTGCCTGCGGTGGCTCCAAAAGGACCAATAAACATTACTCCAATTGACAGATCATTGGAGAGATCTATGTATTTGGAGCTTGCTTTGAGTGCGATGGATGAATTGGTTAAAATGGCACAAACTGATGAACCCCTTTGGATTAGAAGCTTGGAAGGTGGGAGAGAGATATTGAATCTTGAGGCGTATTTCAGGACATTTACTCCTTGCATTGGCATGAAACCAAATGGCTTCATTACCGAAGCATCAAGGGAAACTGGCACGGCGATCATCAACAGTTTGGCCCTTGTTGAGACATTAATGGATTCG AACAAGTGGACAGAGATGTTTCCATGTATAATTTCAAGAACATCAACTACAGATGTGGTATCTGGTGATATGGGAGGATCAAGGAATGGTGCACTTCAGCTG ATGCATGCTGAACTCCAAGTTCTATCCCCATTGGTTCCGGTCCGAGAAGTGAACTTTCTCCGGTTCTGCAAGCAACATTCTGAGGGTGTGTGGGCTGTTGTCGACGTGTCCATCGATGCCATACGGGAAACTTCCTGCGGTGGTCCGACATTTTCAAGTTGCCGGCGACTCCCATCCGGCTGTGTGGTCCAAGATATGCCTAGTGGATATTCTAAG GTTACATGGGTGGAGCATTCTGAATACGATGAGAGTGTCGTTCACCAGCTCTACCGGCAGCTGATCAGTGCCGGAATGGGCTTTGGCGCCCAACGGTGGGTTGCCACCCTCCAACGACAATGCGAATGTCTTGCCATCCTAATGTCATCCTCTGTCCCCAATCCTGACCAAACAG CAATAACTTCTGGTGGCCGGAGGAGCATGCTGAAGCTATCCCAACGCATGACCAACAACTTCTGTGCTGGCGTGTGCGCCTCGACGCTTCACAAATGGAACAAGCTCAACACGGGCAACATGGACGAAGACATTAGGGTCATGACACGGAAGAGTGTGGATGACCCAGGCGAGCCACCGGGGATTGTGGTGAGCGCTGCCACATCCGTATGGCTGCCTGTGACGCCTCAGAGGCTGTTCGATTTCCTTCAAGACGAACATTTGAGGTGCGAGTGGGACATACTCTCCAACGGAAGTCCTATGCAGGAAATGGCTCACATTGCTAAGGGACAAGATCACGGCAACTGTGTTTCACTCCTTCGTGCAAGT GCCATGAACCCGAACCAGAGCAGCATGCTAATACTCCAGGAGACATGCATAGACCGGTCCGGATCGCTCGTGGTGTATGCCCCGGTGGACATACCCGCGATGCAAGTGGTCATGAACGGTGGCGATTCTGCCTATGTGGCGCTGCTTCCTTCAGGGTTTGCCATCGTCCCGGATGGACCGGCAGCCCAAAGGGTCAGCGGGTCGCTCTTGACCGTGGCGTTTCAGATCCTGGTGAACAGTCTCCCTACGGCTAAGCTTACGGTGGAGTCGGTGGAGACGGTCAATAACCTGATATCGTGCACGGTGAAGAAAATCAAGGCGGCCCTCCATTGCGAGAGTTGA